ACGATGCCCACGGGGGCAGTTTAGATTTAGAGGTGGCACAGCATCGCTCTGCACCTGGGAGACCAAAAGGCAATTCTCTGGAAGCTGGTGAGCAGGGGAGCTCCCGAGCTCCCTGGAGAGGAATCGGGATGTCAGAGAGACCCTTTGTGCCACCCGGCTGCCTCTCTTGCAGACCCGTCCCTGGCACAGAGCCTCCCCCTGGCTCCTTTCCTCCACTGACATCCTGTCGTGGCCGCTTGCTGCAGACCTCCCtggtggctttatttatttattttgcaccaACAGGGTTGCTGCAGACTCATTCTcgcctgatttaaaaaaagagagagaggaaaaaaaaataggagaaatgcTTCCTGgctcttttctctccctgtgtCTTGGCAGCAAGGACCACAGCGGTAGCAGCAGCGgtggcaacagcagcagcagcagtggctgTGGCGGTGgcaggcgggcgggcgggcgggcgggagTGGGGAGCGAGGCACAGACGGGAAGTGCAGTGGCCCCAGGTGCAGCTCGAAGGGACGGGGGGCCCCCAGCCCCGGGCAGATGCAGTGTCCAACTTGATGCCACCCTCCGGCGTCTCCGGTAAGTGcccctgccctctgtccccaACGGCAGCTGCCCTTTTCGGTAACATTCTCAGAGACAAAGCCAAACCCGGGAGCCTGTCAATGGAAGAGGACTGTACCCCGCCCCCGCCCGCCAACCCTTGCTCCCGCCACCACAGGACTTTCATGGGTGCCCCTAGGTGGAAGGACTCCATGGAGACCTCCTCCATTTTCTCCCCAGAGATCCCTCTACCCCTGGGCAGAATCTCCCCCCAGGGTCAGTGTGGATAATCCAGAAATCTTTCCTCCAGCAGTTCCCTCCCCACACAGGACCCTACGCCCCAGTCAGGTGAGCTTGGAAGAGGACACCCATGTTCACATGTGTCTCTGAACTGCCACACGGGGCCAGGAGGACGCTCTCCATCCTTGGCAGGGGGGATGCCCCCACCCCattgaaggagagaaagaaatggcCCGACACCTATCTCCTCCGGCAGAGTGGCTGGAAGCCAGTCCCGTACCCATGGAGCTGGGCAAGTTTGTGATTAAATTAGCCACCTGATAAATAAGAGAGTCTGGCTCCAggtcccccagcccctggcccagcAGGTTTGGGGGACTAAGAGGAAACCCACAAGAACGGGAAGGAGGGAGGCTGGGTTCTATGCTCCATTGCACTTTTGCTGAATGCAGAGCAAAAAGGATGAGCAGGAGCTGCAGCGACGGTGATGAACAGCTAGCTGTCAGGTGGACTTCCCAGAACAGGCccaggaaggaggggggaggCTGGGCATTCCTGTCCCTGGAGAACTCTCTCGGCATGCCGGATACCTGTTAGGTTAGAGTAAGGGCAGAGGAGGCCGCTAGCAGTCTTTGCCCCTGGCCACTCTTTTCCATCCTCCAAGCCTCCGAATAGTTCCCTGCATCCCCTCTGCCGTTTCTTGCACCCCGTCAAGTCTGATGCTGGGGTCTCTTTCTTCAGTTTCCTCTGAGGTGGATAAAGGATAGCCTCTGGAATGACTCTGCTGGCAGAGGATGGGGAAtggaaaggagggggaagaagtCGCACTGTCCTGTGTTCCACTTGGGAGAAAATAGGGCACAAAGCAGAGAGCTGACCCCACAGGACCCAGAAAGCCTGAAGCTCGGAGCCCAGAGGTGATCAGGACCTGCAGCCGGGGGTGCTGCCTCCAGGAGAACCCGTGGCTCTTGCCACGATCACATCAGCCGCCCCTTCCCCATTCCAACACTTTCCCTCCCTCCGGGTCCCTGTTGTATCAAACAGGGCAAATTGAGACAGCCACTAAAGACCTCTTTTTCTCTATCACCTTAAATCTTCCTGATATTGCCCAGGCTCCTGGTACCAAGAACCCCCGATGTCTGCTGTGCCAGCCAAGGGctcctcttctccccaccccacagcATCGGGCCAGatgctctctctcctcccttaTCTATGCCTCCCAGAATCACAGTCCATCCTAGCACAGGCCAGAGGGGACAAGTGGCTGTCTCTTAGATTCACAAACAGACTAGAATCAAAACACTATTAAGAAGTGTTATAAgggctgggcccagtggcacatgcctgtaatccccacagctcgggaggctgaggcaggaggatcacatattcaaagccagactcagcaatttagcaatgccttaagcaacgtagtgagaccctgtctcaaaataaaaaataagaaaagggctggggatgtgtttagtggttaagtgtccctggattcagtccctggcattaaaaaaagaagaaggagggttATAAGAGAAAAGTGAGGACCAAACCACTCACACCCTGGGCAGCCTTTGCAGGAGAGGAGGGGTTGGTAAGAGATTCCCAGCTCCCCCAGAGAGTGCCCCCTGCACCCTGGGTCACGGATAGTGTACAGCTGGCTGTCATCCACACAGGCATCCTGGGGAGGCTGGATCTCCTAGTCCAGACTTCAGGCCGTGGGCCAGGCTGGACGGGTACAGAGACAaggggcagggcctggggtgACAGCTGAGTCGAGGACCTTCCTTGAGCCCTAGGCAAAGCCATCCGTGACAAGGGACAGCAAGGGTAGGCTGAGAGggagagcagcacttggggagcAGGTATCAGGGAGAAGGGATCTAAGTTATTCCTGGACCCTACAGACACAGGGAGAAATCATTACAGAAAGACTCAGAGTTACTTCCCTTCTGCTGCCTGTCCCATTCCAATAAAACTTCCCCCCGAGAAATCAGGTTGACTAGGGGTTCACGAGGTAGTTGCAGGAGCACAGAGCTGGTTATCCAGGCCTGGGATGGGGGGGAAGGAAAGATTCCCCAAAGAGGAGTCCCAGGAAGCCCCAGGAGGTGGTGCCCCAGACAGAATTCTTCCTGGCAACGCTAAGACAGACCAATTTCAATAGGGAGGGCTTGAAAAAGTCCAGGTCACCATCACCTGAAGCCACATCCTCTCTTCCAGGACCCGAGAGGCGATGGATGCAGCCACAGCTCCACAGCAAGCCTGGCCCCCGTGGCACCCCCTCCttttcctgctcctcctgcctggAGGTAGCAGTGGTAGCTGCCCTGCCGTTTGTGACTGCACCTCCCAGCCCCGAGCCGTGCTCTGTGCCCACAGGAGACTAGAGGCTGTCCCTGGGGGACTCCCGCTGGACACTGAGCTCCTGGACCTAAGTGGGAACCGCCTGTGGGGGCTTCAGCGGGGCATGCTTTCCCGACTGGGCCTGCTCCGGGAACTGGACCTCAGCCACAACCAGCTCTCGGCCCTGGAGCCTGGGGCCTTCCATGGCCTGCACAGCCTGCTCACCCTGAGGCTACAGGGCAACCGGCTCCGCATTGTGGGGCCCGGGGTCTTCTCGGGTCTGTCTGCCCTCACGCTGCTTGACCTCCGCCTCAACCAGATTGTTCTCTTCCTGGATGGAGCTTTCGGTGAGTTAGGCAGCCTCCAGCAGCTGGAGGTTGGGGACAATCACCTGGTGTTTGTGGCTCCAGGGGCGTTTGCAGGACTGGCCAAGTTAAGCACCCTCACCCTGGAGCGCTGCAACCTCAGCATGGTGCCGGGCCTGGCCCTGGCCCGGCTCCCAGCACTAGTGGTCCTTAGGCTCCGGGAACTGGATATTGAGAGGCTGCCGGCCGGGGCGCTGCGGGGGCTGGGGCAGCTAAAGGAGCTGGAGATCCACCACTGGCCATCTCTGGAGGCTCTGGACCCTGGGAGTCTGACGGGGCTCAATCTGAGCAGCCTGGCCATCACTCGCTGCAACCTGAGCTCTGTGCCCTTCCAAGCTCTGCACCACCTGAGCTTCCTCAGGGTCCTGGATCTATCTCAGAACCCTATCTCTGCCATCCCAGCCCGGAGGCTCAGCCCCCTGGTTCGGCTCCAGGAGCTGCGACTCTCAGGGGCCGGCCTCACTTCCATCGAGGCCCACGCCTTCCACGGCTTGTCCGCCTTCCACCTGCTGGATGTGGCCGATAACGCCCTTCAGACCCTGGAGGAAACGGCTTTCCCTGCTCCAGACAAACTGGTCACTCTGAGGCTGTCTGGCAACCCCCTCACCTGTGACTGTCGCCTCCTCTGGCTGCTCAGGCTCCGGAGCCGCCTGGACTTTGGCACCTCCCCGCCTGCCTGCGCCGGCCCCCAGCAGGTCCGGGGGAAGAGCCTGAGGGAGTTTTCAGACATCCTGCCTCCAGGGCATTTTACCTGCAAACCAGCCCTGATCCGAAAGTCTGGGCCCCGGTGGGTCATTGCCGAGGAGGGAGGACACGCCGTTTTTTCCTGCTCGGGAGATGGAGACCCAGCCCCCACGGTCTCCTGGATGAGGCCTCAGGGGGCTTGGCTGGGAAGGGCAGGGAGAGTCAGGGTCCTAGAGGATGGGACGCTGGAGATCCGCTCAGTACAGCTGCAGGACAGAGGGGCCTATGTCTGTGTGGTCAGCAACGTAGCTGGGAATGACTCCCTAAGAACCTGGCTGGAAGTAATTCAAGTTGAACCACCCAACGGCACTCTCTCTGACCCCAACGTCACTGTGCCCGGGATCCCAGGGCCTTTCTTTCTGGACAGCAGGGGTGTGGCTATGGTGCTGGCAGTtggcttcctccccttcctcacctcagtGACCCTCTGCTTTGGCCTGATTGCCCTCTGGAGCAAGGGCAAGGGCCGGGTCAAACACCATGTGACCTTCGACTTTGTGGCACCTCGGCCCTCTGGGGATAAGAACTCTGGGGGAAATCGGGTCACTGCCAAGCTCTTCTGACTTTTCCTTCCACCCAGGGGACCCAGACAAGTCCAATTCAGACACCCAAGGGAAAGACAGAACCAAGGCCACTTGGACCAGAACCTCATCCCAAGCAGCCCAGATCTCCCCAACCCGCCACCTGCCTCTTGCCAGCAAGTAGTGACGCCTCCTGAGAAAGGGGCTGCTGTCCGTGCCTTTCCAGTCTGAGGACAGCACCGTCATCTCTTCTCCGAGAGTGCAAGGATTTGGAGATCTAGACCCTGTAGTCCACCCAGCCCACCCTTCATCCCCACCCCATGTGGGGCAGAAAACAACCAAGGTTCCAGTCTGCCACTCTAACCACTAGGCTTTCTTTGCACAATTACATTCTCTAATAATCAATACCAATTGCAACCATAGCCAAGATTGTTTTAGAGGTGAGACTCACAAGTGCCACTTGCTTCTTGGGGTCTTTGCTCCTTACCCAGGAAGTGTCCCTTTCTTTTCTACTCCCCATCACACCTCAGCCCCAGGCTGTAAGTGTAAGGAACTAGAGGCCAGGATCCTCAAGCTAGGAGAAGAGGATGCATGCGTGATATGGGGGAAGATGGACCACACACTGGGCTGTGTCTGCATGAGCCAACACCTTCCTCTGTCTGACCATTAAACCTGCTGCCAAAAGGTCACTACACTCGcagccaaaacaaaacaccatctCTGGAACGTTCTTTACTTCAGTCTATTTCCTCCCGTCTACCCCTTTCTGCCTATTGACCATGTGACCCAATGGCCTCACCTCCACCTAACCCAGTTTGACATACGGGGTAAGGGGGCCTACCAGCCTGGAAAGATCAGCGCTCCCAGCTCCTTTCGGTCTCAATCCTTTCCCTTTTACTCCCCTTCTCTGGAGCTGGGGCAACTTCCAGGGGATCCCGGTGCAAAAATCCCAGCTTAGGATACCCagctcctcccctcctttctaGTTTTTCTGGTGTCAGATTCCCTACTGCACTGGTGGGGATAAAGCTAGAGGAAGCCCCGAGAAAATGACTAACAAATGCAAAGCTGTCAAAGGAGAGAGACCCAGATTGCAGAAGGTGCTAGGCTGAGGGACAAGGGAGGGCAGCCCAGCGAGTGGGAAGTGGAGGGGGAAGGAGCAGCAGGATCTGCCTGCCTGGTTACTTTCCACTTCCCTTCTGTAGCAGTCCTGGTCTGTGTTTGGCACAGCCCTAGTGGGAAGCCGTCTCTGGACAGACGTCACCCAGACAGGGAAGTGGAGGGAAGGTTTGGAACTGCTGACTACCACAAAGTGTTTCAAACAGAGGACAAAGCCAAGCCCCAAAAAGTAGAGATGCTGAGTGCTCAAGAGATCAGGCGACAGTCTCAGCATCACCAGAAGGGGAGGAGCAAAAAGGAGCCCAGCGGAGCAGGAGGAGGGACTGACAAGGGGAGAATCACGCGGCCCCAGGGAGCCTTGCTTGCTCTGCAGCAGCATCTGCCCAGCGTCCTTAgttcccctcctcctctggatcccctcccaccccacaccAAACCACAGGCGAACATCATGAGCTTCCTAGCCGCTGCTGTTTGTCCTTGGTCTGAGGAGACTCCACTCTTACTACAGTCCCAGCTCAAACTGTCCCCGACAGGTGAGGGCAGCCAGTGCTACGGAGGAGGCAGAGCTGGACTTGAGGCCAGGCAACTGCTCAGTGGGGCACAAGTGAATGTGAGAAGCCATCAGTTTGGGGTGTGACTGAAGAAATCAACATCCATGAGAAATAGGTATCCCGAGTCCTCCTGCCAAACTCCCCCACTGTGCACAACTCAGTCAGCATCCCAGGGGCTCCCCCACAACCTCCCCCAGCTTATTAGATTAGGACTTGGGAGTCTGGCGCCAGTGGCTCTCAGTCTACTGGTCCTCTCTGCAATGCAGATAAGGGCAGAAGCAGCCCTGCTGTTGGAGAAATCTCCATGTGGCCCCTGGGGCGGGCAGTCAGGAACAGATGAACGTCTGGCACAGGGTTCTGTGCCACCAAAGTCTCAAGAGCAGAGATgccaaacagaaaaagaagttgaGTCACATGTGTAAATTCAAATTTTCTAGGGGCCCATTGAAAAAGTCAAAATGACGCAGTATGATTAATTTCAAAACTagattttatttaacccaatgtaaccaaactatttttatttcaacatgttatcaatataaaaatcagtgAGGAAAcacttaacattatttttttatacttgGTTTTTGAAAtccagtatatattttatattcatagcacattttcaattaaatcactaatttttttttaccaaaaatatttgtatataaatttcattaaattcacTGCTGGAAAAGTAGATTCACACATCAAAGTTGTTCCAAACATACTGTTTTCCAATAAATGAATCAAGTATCTGTTTTAAACTTTAAACTGGTTataattaaacaaatataaaatccCATTCTTCAGTTGCACTACCACCTTTAAAAGTGCTCAATAACCACACATGGCCAGCAGCTACTATACAGCTAGAATGCAGCTCCAGAAATGATGGCACTAAGCATAGAGAAGGGTCTCCCTAGTAAACAAAATATTACCCAAGAAATAGTGTTCCTCTCTACCACCCGCCACTCCTGCTCTCCTTTCCCAGTTTTTCCAGGATAGCTTCAACGGTTAAAGTGTGCTAAGGAGACCAGGTTAATGTAATGAGCATTTCTACAGCTTGTCAAATCAGCAACAAGCCAGTGCCCcctctttaaaacacacacacacacacacacacacacacacacacacacacacacacatccctacCTTTCGGTTAtggataaacctttatttttatttatttttatgtggtgctgagatcaaacccagtgcctcccacatgctggcaagcgctctaccactgagccccagccccagagtgcAGTCCCTCCTCTTACCTGACTGGAAAGGCCGCTCTTAGGCTGGGTATGTGCGCCAGTGAGGATGCAACTGCCACTGGGGACACGAGTGGGTATACCACATGGTTTTGTGGGGCATGACCACATGCAAGGATATGATAGAGGCAGTTCAATGGCAGCTCTGTCCAGGGTGGGAGAGAAGAAAACCGcccagagagaagaaaacattcaCTTAGGGCTTCCTCCATTTAAATGGCCTTATATGTTTTTTTACTGAACCCTCCCATCAACCCCGTCTGGTAGGTAGGCATCTTAACTCATCAACTCCAGGTAAAATAGGTTAAGTCACTCGCGTTGCTCGTGCACAGAGCTAGTTACTAGGGAACCCCATCTGAACTCAGGTTGGTCTGCTTCATCACACTGCCACATTCACTGCTCTTGCCTCTTCTCCCAGGACCTCTCACTTGCAGGACATAAACTGTGACAAAGGTAACATCTTCGACCCAACTCATTCTAAACTTGTAGAGCAACAGATCTGTTGTTAATCCCCACCTTCCTTCCACAACTCTATTTCAGGGAGTCGTTTTTACCATTTCGGCTTCAGCCCTTCTCCCAGTGCTCAGCTTCTGTCTCCAGGACGGGCAGAGAGGAGCAGAAACTCCAGGAATCAGGCAGACTGATGTGAAATGCCGGTCTCGCATCAAAGGACTCTCTTGTGATTAAATATGAAGGCTCTGAACTTCCTAGTTCCTTTTCTGGGTTCTAACCTCAGCAAGCTCTTAGGTTAGAGAAAGGCTGTTCAGAAATGTGCCCTATGGTGGAACAACCAGGGAGCTGTCTGAATCCATTCACTCTGCCCACCTTCTGCTGCCCGAGCTTGGCAGGTCCTCACGAAGTCATCTCATCACACACATCTTCCACCCCTACTAGCCTCCATCTCAGTCATGGTCTCACCTACGCTGAGGGAACTTAAACCCAAAGTACTCTGGCACCATTACAGCGGGTCCCATTTGGGCCCTTGATATACTCTTTCTCTAACTTCTGACTTCCATTTCCTTAGCCAGGCTAGATCCTGACTCAGAGAATGAGAGCACTGCAAGGCAATGATCCTCAACCTTGAATCATGGGCCCT
This region of Ictidomys tridecemlineatus isolate mIctTri1 chromosome 11, mIctTri1.hap1, whole genome shotgun sequence genomic DNA includes:
- the Lingo4 gene encoding leucine-rich repeat and immunoglobulin-like domain-containing nogo receptor-interacting protein 4; translation: MDAATAPQQAWPPWHPLLFLLLLPGGSSGSCPAVCDCTSQPRAVLCAHRRLEAVPGGLPLDTELLDLSGNRLWGLQRGMLSRLGLLRELDLSHNQLSALEPGAFHGLHSLLTLRLQGNRLRIVGPGVFSGLSALTLLDLRLNQIVLFLDGAFGELGSLQQLEVGDNHLVFVAPGAFAGLAKLSTLTLERCNLSMVPGLALARLPALVVLRLRELDIERLPAGALRGLGQLKELEIHHWPSLEALDPGSLTGLNLSSLAITRCNLSSVPFQALHHLSFLRVLDLSQNPISAIPARRLSPLVRLQELRLSGAGLTSIEAHAFHGLSAFHLLDVADNALQTLEETAFPAPDKLVTLRLSGNPLTCDCRLLWLLRLRSRLDFGTSPPACAGPQQVRGKSLREFSDILPPGHFTCKPALIRKSGPRWVIAEEGGHAVFSCSGDGDPAPTVSWMRPQGAWLGRAGRVRVLEDGTLEIRSVQLQDRGAYVCVVSNVAGNDSLRTWLEVIQVEPPNGTLSDPNVTVPGIPGPFFLDSRGVAMVLAVGFLPFLTSVTLCFGLIALWSKGKGRVKHHVTFDFVAPRPSGDKNSGGNRVTAKLF